The sequence below is a genomic window from Gemmatimonadota bacterium.
GCGACGACCAACACGTCTCCGTTGGTGGCTCGGACCGCGGTGATCAATGAGCGCCGGGCCGAGTTGTCGTTCGAGGGCGGCCACCGGACCAACGATCTGCTCCGGTACGCGCTGCCGTGGAAGGGCGCCAACGGCTCGACGAAGGTTGTGAATGAGTTCGACGGTCGGCCGTACGGCACGACCACCTGTTGGCCGCTTCCCACCAAGGAAGCCAACGGGGCCTGATCGGCTCTTTAGGTTTGCGAGGCGAAGAGGCGAGGGGCCGGGAAACCGGCCCCTCGCCTCGTTTCAGGGCTACCCGTCGCCGGCCTGGGCGTTGAGGTCGTATCGCATGATGGCAGCATGCCGGCCGCTCAAATCCCGCTCGGCCCCATAGACATCCCCGAACGGACCGGGGGCGGGTCCGGTCGCTTCAGCCAGGGAGGTCCGGTCGGCGTCGGTCAACCGGAGGGCCAATGCCGACCGGAGTTCCTGGGCTCGCTCGGCGCTCGGCATCCCGACGATTATGGCCGCGACACCGGGCCGGTCGAGAATGATCCGAGCGGCCACCGCCGACACCTCGACCCGGTGGCGGTTTGCGATTTCCGCGACGACCGCCAATATCCTCTGAAACACCGGCCATCCGCCGAGGTCGTCGATCACGAGCCGGTACTTCACCAACGAGCGATTGAGAAGCTCGAGCGGCTCGGCCCGGCCGAGCCAACGCCTCGACAGAAACCCGCCCGCCAGCGTCCCGTAGCAGAGCAGGGCCACGTTGCCGCCTTGGCACGCGGCCGCCAAGCCTCGGGCGGGGCGCTGATCGAGGATGGAGTACTGGAGCTGCATCGAAACGACCGGCACCCGAATGGCCAGGAGCTCGTGGAGCCGGGGGGTGTCGAAGTTGGTCAGGCCGATCAGCCGGATCTTTCCGTCTCGGGCCAGGTCGCCCAAGTACCCTAGCACCTCGGCGTAGCGCGCGACTCGGTAGTCCCACCAATGGAACTGGACCAGGTCAAGCCGCTCGAGGCCGAGCCGGGCCAGGGATCGGTCGATGATTCGCTGGACGCCCCGGCGGTTGAGGGTGGGGAGCGTGGCCAGGTCGGGCACGAACTTGGTGTGAACCTGAGGCGGAGCCTGGCCCGCCGCCAGCCGGCGCCGAACGTACTCGCCGATCGTCGCCTCGACGCCGGTATAGATGTCGGCGCAATCAAAGGTGGTGAATCCCTGGTCCAAGAAGCTATCCCATCGGGAAAACAGCTCGGACCGCTCCAGAGTCCGATCGGCGTGGCCGGCCGAGAGTTGCCAGCCGCCCAGAATAACCCGTGGAATCGAGTACCCGGGTCCCAAATCGATCAGTGGCATCATCCGGCGAGCGGCTCGCCGGATTCTTCGCTATGCCGGAACGTCCGCTTGCCGGTTCGGGAAATCCGATAGATCGCGCCGCAGTGGACGTCGGGGCAGGCGATGTCCGAGTCGGTGGTCATCCAATCGTTCCGGTGGGTTTCCCGTTGCTTTGCCGGCAGCAAGGGCAACAGGGCCGCCATGGCGTACAGGGGAAAGCCCTGACCCGTCGGAAAGGCGATCCGGCCGCCGTGGACCTCGAAGTAGTCACCGACCTGCTCGTGACAGAGCATTCGGCCCCGGCCCTCGATCACTTCGACCCGCAGGTCGTACAGACTGAACTGGTCGGATCCGGCGGTCATGGCATTCTCCCTGGGGGTCGAGCCGAAAAGTAACGGGGCGGCGGGCCCGCCGAGCCCGATTGTGCTAGGACACTGATACGGTGGCTCGGGGTTTGGGTTGAGACCCGATATGTCTCCCAAGCGGCCCGGGCTCCTCCTCCCTGTGCGGCTGGCCGATCCGATCAACCCGCTGGCCGCCCAGCGCCGAACCATGTTCTAGGCCCGCGTTTCCTTTTATCCTGGCTTGGTTTAGGTTCCCCGACTCGATCCGGTCCGCTGGGATTCAGGGACCTTCACCCTCGGCCACGGGTGGCTACCGACCGATGCCGTTTGCCTCGACCATTTCCGTTCTCTCCGCTGAGTCATACCGCGGCCCGCTGCTGATTCTGCTGGTTCCACAAGCCCCGCTGCCGAGTTCGCTTCAGCCGCTCGATCACCAGACGGGGGGTGCTCTGAGCCGGGTGTTGGCTAGCGGGGATTTTTCCGGCAAAAAGGATGAGACCGTCACCCTCTATCCGACCGGCGACATCCCCCGGATTCTGCTGATTGGGTTGGGCAAGCAGCCGGACCGCGCGTTGATTCGGCGGGGAGCCGCGATCGGTGCCAAGCGAGCGCGGGTTCTTGGCGCGCCGCGCGCCGCGCTGGGGTGCCCGGCCGAATCCCGGGCCGGCGTCGCCACCAAAGACGCCTTCCAGGCCCTGGCCGAAGGCGCGTGGCAAGGGGCCTGGCACTTCGCTGAGATGAAGCGGCCGCCCGAGGATCCCAAACCGGCGTTCGAATCGATCGAA
It includes:
- a CDS encoding aldo/keto reductase produces the protein MPLIDLGPGYSIPRVILGGWQLSAGHADRTLERSELFSRWDSFLDQGFTTFDCADIYTGVEATIGEYVRRRLAAGQAPPQVHTKFVPDLATLPTLNRRGVQRIIDRSLARLGLERLDLVQFHWWDYRVARYAEVLGYLGDLARDGKIRLIGLTNFDTPRLHELLAIRVPVVSMQLQYSILDQRPARGLAAACQGGNVALLCYGTLAGGFLSRRWLGRAEPLELLNRSLVKYRLVIDDLGGWPVFQRILAVVAEIANRHRVEVSAVAARIILDRPGVAAIIVGMPSAERAQELRSALALRLTDADRTSLAEATGPAPGPFGDVYGAERDLSGRHAAIMRYDLNAQAGDG
- a CDS encoding TIGR04076 family protein, with the translated sequence MTAGSDQFSLYDLRVEVIEGRGRMLCHEQVGDYFEVHGGRIAFPTGQGFPLYAMAALLPLLPAKQRETHRNDWMTTDSDIACPDVHCGAIYRISRTGKRTFRHSEESGEPLAG